A single genomic interval of Chitinophaga sp. 180180018-3 harbors:
- a CDS encoding nucleoside permease produces the protein MSPSVRIRLSVLMLLQYFIWGAWYVTMGTYLMASLKADAVQVGAAYANLSIAAIISPFFVGLVADRFFSAQHVLAVLHLAGAAVLYRISMVPDFNSFWWLILLYTLLYMPTMSLANAVSFRQMEEPGKEFPSVRVFGTVGWIAAGLLIGSLEVEATAMPFRIAAGSSLLLGLYSFLLPPAPPVRRQVKLADILGLDALILFKDRTYVVFFIAAICICIPLSFYYSLTNPFLNSTGMVNAAGKMTLGQVSEFAFLLLMPFLFSRLGVKKMLLTGMCCWILRYVFFAFGDNHSLVWMLYGGILLHGVCYDFFFVTGQIYTDHKAGQAVKSAAQGLITFATYGVGMLLGSYVSGFVALKYSVATGNNIQYHWTNIWLMPAIITMGVMILFIFLFRENKNKQ, from the coding sequence ATGTCTCCGTCCGTTCGAATCCGTTTATCTGTACTGATGCTGCTTCAGTATTTTATCTGGGGCGCATGGTACGTAACCATGGGCACCTATCTCATGGCATCGCTGAAAGCGGATGCAGTGCAGGTAGGTGCTGCCTATGCTAACCTGTCGATCGCCGCTATCATTTCGCCGTTTTTTGTAGGCCTGGTAGCCGACAGATTTTTCTCAGCGCAACATGTGCTGGCTGTACTGCACCTCGCCGGGGCTGCAGTGCTTTACCGGATCAGCATGGTGCCCGATTTCAACAGCTTCTGGTGGCTTATCCTGTTGTATACATTGCTCTATATGCCTACCATGTCGCTCGCCAACGCCGTATCCTTCCGGCAGATGGAAGAGCCCGGGAAAGAGTTCCCGTCTGTTCGTGTATTCGGCACCGTAGGATGGATCGCAGCCGGACTGCTCATAGGATCACTGGAGGTAGAAGCCACCGCCATGCCTTTTCGTATAGCCGCCGGCAGTTCGTTGCTGCTGGGCCTGTACAGCTTTTTGCTGCCACCGGCGCCACCGGTACGGCGGCAGGTGAAACTGGCGGATATACTGGGACTGGATGCGCTGATACTATTCAAAGACCGTACATACGTGGTATTCTTTATAGCCGCCATCTGCATTTGTATTCCGTTATCGTTCTACTACAGCTTAACCAATCCTTTTCTCAACAGTACCGGGATGGTAAATGCTGCCGGGAAAATGACGCTGGGCCAGGTATCTGAGTTTGCATTCCTGCTGCTGATGCCTTTCCTGTTCAGCCGGCTGGGAGTGAAGAAAATGCTGCTCACTGGTATGTGCTGCTGGATACTTCGTTATGTGTTCTTCGCATTCGGTGATAATCATTCACTGGTCTGGATGTTGTATGGAGGCATTCTCCTGCATGGCGTATGTTATGATTTCTTTTTTGTAACCGGACAGATATATACAGATCATAAGGCAGGGCAGGCGGTGAAGAGTGCCGCGCAAGGGCTCATTACGTTTGCTACCTATGGTGTAGGGATGCTGCTGGGCTCTTATGTGTCGGGCTTTGTAGCGCTGAAATACAGTGTTGCTACGGGTAACAACATACAATATCACTGGACAAACATCTGGCTGATGCCCGCCATAATTACGATGGGAGTGATGATACTTTTTATCTTTCTATTCAGGGAAAACAAAAACAAACAATAA
- a CDS encoding Gfo/Idh/MocA family oxidoreductase, whose amino-acid sequence MGRKIAMLGGGFIGRFYADSIQGQRSRDKIVSIYSRREASVQQFAADYNVPHTTTSMEEAISHPEVDVVCIALPNHLHEAAVELCCKHKKAVICTKPLGRNAEEAKRMLLAVEKAGIFHAYMEDLVYTPKFSKALQSVQDGALGRILWAKSRETHPGPHSDWFWDKEQAGGGCILDLGCHCVEISRSFIGKDIRPVEVMCWADTQVKPIEAEDHAIALVKYENGAIGQFEVSWTFRGGLDLRDEVMGTEGTIWLNSFLRTGFDMFTTGKGADYVAEKAESNSGWLFPVGDELNELGYNHMFADMFDAIEEKRAPRETFYDGYVVNAILDAAYRSAASKLWEPVQLDIWRGQTGLSKPATLVDYDEQHYLIKEEITHFGSTKLILKEKQSGKIIEIVK is encoded by the coding sequence ATGGGAAGAAAAATTGCCATGCTGGGCGGAGGTTTCATCGGCAGGTTCTATGCCGATTCCATACAGGGACAAAGAAGCAGGGATAAAATAGTCAGCATTTACTCACGCAGGGAAGCAAGCGTACAGCAGTTTGCGGCCGATTATAACGTGCCGCATACCACTACCTCCATGGAAGAAGCAATCAGTCATCCGGAAGTAGATGTGGTATGTATTGCCCTGCCTAATCATCTGCATGAAGCAGCAGTGGAATTATGCTGCAAACATAAAAAAGCAGTGATCTGCACCAAGCCGCTGGGTCGTAATGCAGAAGAAGCCAAACGTATGCTGCTGGCAGTAGAAAAAGCAGGCATCTTCCATGCTTATATGGAAGACCTGGTATATACGCCGAAATTTTCCAAAGCGCTGCAAAGTGTGCAGGATGGCGCCTTAGGCCGTATCCTCTGGGCAAAATCGAGGGAAACACATCCTGGTCCGCACAGCGACTGGTTCTGGGATAAGGAACAGGCCGGAGGCGGATGTATCCTCGATCTGGGCTGTCATTGCGTGGAAATTTCCCGCAGCTTTATCGGGAAAGATATCAGGCCGGTGGAAGTTATGTGTTGGGCAGATACACAGGTAAAACCTATCGAAGCGGAAGACCATGCCATTGCACTGGTGAAGTATGAAAACGGCGCCATTGGTCAGTTTGAAGTTAGCTGGACATTCCGCGGTGGCCTCGATCTGCGCGACGAAGTAATGGGCACCGAAGGTACGATCTGGCTGAACAGCTTCCTGCGTACCGGTTTCGATATGTTCACTACCGGAAAAGGCGCCGACTATGTGGCAGAAAAAGCAGAAAGCAACAGTGGCTGGCTGTTCCCTGTAGGAGATGAACTGAATGAGCTCGGCTACAACCACATGTTCGCCGATATGTTTGATGCCATCGAAGAAAAACGCGCACCAAGAGAAACTTTCTACGACGGCTATGTAGTGAACGCCATCCTGGATGCCGCCTATCGCAGCGCTGCCAGCAAACTGTGGGAACCGGTACAGCTGGATATTTGGAGAGGACAAACAGGCCTCAGCAAACCTGCTACACTGGTGGATTACGATGAGCAACACTATCTCATCAAAGAAGAAATTACGCACTTCGGCAGCACTAAGCTGATCCTGAAAGAGAAACAAAGTGGTAAGATCATAGAAATAGTAAAATAA
- a CDS encoding PQQ-dependent sugar dehydrogenase, producing MKKLVQLLLLVLLFACTGKRSTTRILCYTTNRESSWVKSIQETARKEGWQLVLTGDRHLFKEDSLREFSAVCLPFSLSDSLGFRQVPALKRYAEAGGGGILAIKDTADQRKDWTWLHEWKDLATDRELQQDGGRLYIVSPNADAGAVSKAMGYLIGGNKLPDYTKASLTLAPPDTNRYTYTVLDHGLDEPMEMCILPGGNVMFIERKGDVKMYDAALRQTKAIGHFDVFSGIEDGLLGAALDPDYKTNHRVFFYYAPAGEKWYNKLVRMELRGDTLDRSTEKVVMEVPTQRRYCCHSAGYLSFGPGGLLYLSIGDNTNAEETEGYTPVDERPGRGLSDDQGSAANSNDLRGKILRIKPEENGTYSIPDGNLFPKDGSKGRPEIYVMGCRNPYRFHVDMKNAFLYWGDIGPDTKVPSNEGSTISFDEINQARKPGFFGWPYFNGNNQAYPIWDYAAKKERPAKDPLHPVNNSPNNTGIKELPPAQPAMIWYGDAASPIFPQVGKGGETLLAGPVFYSDLYKDAPYKLSDYYNGKLFIYDWVRHWVKAVTLDKDGNYLRMEPFLENIEFAAPVDMQIAPDGSIYMLEYGTNWFAKNSDAKLVRITYAEGNRKPVAVIKSSELYGAAPLQVHLSATGSVDYDKGDQLTYSWKVGNETLTGAETNYTFKQPGIYKVILSVKDNHGAEGTAALDVKVGNAPPSVKINTTANRSFYWDNVPLDYEVVVKDQEDGIPDSSTVQVSFDYMPVGKDLAPVLAKGTSAASLQHAKGNSLFWSLDCKACHAEKATSVGPSLTDISKRYSADEATISKLAAKIIAGGSGNWGNRTMSSHPDMKQDDAREIVQYILSLNNAGASLPMHGTQLLNKHIGKGNDGAYLLMASYTDKGANGIEPLTGRDYILLQHPTVQLEDFDEGNMFISTVTTLALSYCYANNNSFCHFKQLWLDNVAGIRYNAQLQGAGGTIEVHLDKPDGPVISKVVVPAGTAPDAKSGWKVISAPMQPVKGQHDLYVITRSTDGKDGHLFNLDWMYFSNRN from the coding sequence ATGAAGAAATTAGTTCAACTGTTGTTGTTAGTGCTGCTCTTTGCCTGTACCGGCAAGAGATCCACGACCCGTATCCTTTGTTACACAACCAATCGCGAAAGTAGCTGGGTAAAGTCAATCCAGGAAACCGCCCGCAAGGAAGGATGGCAGCTGGTGTTGACGGGCGACCGGCACCTGTTCAAGGAAGATTCCCTGCGGGAGTTCAGCGCTGTTTGTCTGCCTTTTTCTTTGTCGGATAGTCTCGGTTTCAGACAGGTACCCGCATTGAAACGCTACGCTGAAGCAGGTGGTGGTGGTATCCTCGCTATAAAGGATACGGCAGATCAGCGTAAAGACTGGACGTGGCTGCATGAATGGAAAGACCTGGCAACAGACAGGGAACTACAGCAGGACGGTGGCAGGTTATACATCGTTTCACCCAATGCCGATGCAGGCGCTGTTAGCAAAGCAATGGGCTATCTGATAGGTGGCAATAAACTGCCGGATTATACAAAAGCTTCGCTGACGCTGGCGCCGCCGGATACTAACCGTTACACCTATACGGTGTTAGACCATGGGCTCGATGAACCAATGGAAATGTGCATACTGCCTGGTGGTAACGTCATGTTTATTGAGCGTAAGGGAGATGTGAAAATGTATGATGCCGCTTTACGCCAAACCAAAGCGATAGGTCATTTTGATGTGTTCAGTGGCATCGAAGATGGATTGCTGGGTGCCGCACTGGATCCGGATTATAAAACCAATCACCGCGTATTTTTCTACTATGCACCCGCCGGTGAAAAGTGGTATAACAAACTCGTAAGAATGGAATTGCGTGGCGATACGCTGGATCGCTCTACCGAAAAGGTTGTGATGGAGGTGCCAACACAACGGCGCTATTGCTGCCACTCTGCCGGCTATCTTTCCTTTGGCCCGGGTGGCTTATTGTACCTGTCTATCGGTGATAATACCAATGCTGAAGAAACAGAAGGCTATACGCCGGTAGATGAACGGCCAGGCAGAGGCCTCAGCGATGATCAGGGCAGCGCGGCCAACAGCAACGACCTGCGCGGAAAAATCCTCCGCATCAAGCCGGAAGAAAATGGTACCTATTCCATCCCCGATGGTAACCTCTTCCCGAAAGATGGCTCCAAAGGACGTCCGGAAATATACGTGATGGGATGCCGCAATCCTTACCGCTTTCATGTAGACATGAAGAATGCATTCTTATACTGGGGCGACATCGGGCCCGATACCAAGGTGCCCTCGAATGAAGGCAGCACCATCAGCTTCGATGAAATCAACCAGGCACGGAAACCAGGCTTCTTCGGCTGGCCTTATTTCAATGGTAACAACCAGGCTTATCCCATCTGGGACTATGCCGCTAAAAAAGAACGACCTGCTAAAGATCCATTGCATCCTGTCAACAATTCTCCCAACAACACCGGTATCAAAGAATTGCCGCCTGCACAGCCAGCCATGATATGGTATGGAGATGCTGCATCTCCCATATTCCCGCAAGTAGGGAAGGGGGGAGAGACATTACTGGCAGGCCCTGTATTCTACAGCGATCTGTATAAGGATGCCCCTTATAAATTATCGGATTATTACAACGGTAAATTATTTATATACGACTGGGTACGTCATTGGGTGAAAGCAGTGACACTCGATAAAGATGGAAACTACCTCCGCATGGAGCCTTTCCTCGAAAATATTGAATTTGCTGCACCGGTCGATATGCAGATCGCTCCTGATGGCAGTATCTATATGCTGGAATACGGTACCAACTGGTTCGCTAAAAATTCCGACGCCAAACTCGTGCGGATCACCTATGCGGAAGGCAACCGCAAACCGGTAGCCGTCATTAAAAGCAGTGAACTATATGGCGCTGCCCCGCTGCAGGTGCATTTGTCGGCCACCGGCTCAGTGGACTACGACAAAGGCGACCAGTTGACCTATTCCTGGAAGGTTGGCAATGAAACGCTCACAGGTGCTGAAACTAATTACACCTTCAAACAACCGGGTATCTACAAAGTAATATTGTCGGTGAAAGATAATCACGGCGCGGAAGGTACCGCTGCCCTGGATGTTAAAGTGGGCAACGCTCCTCCGTCGGTGAAAATCAATACCACTGCCAACCGCAGCTTCTATTGGGATAATGTTCCGCTGGACTATGAGGTAGTAGTAAAGGATCAGGAAGATGGAATACCGGATAGCAGCACGGTACAGGTCTCTTTCGACTATATGCCGGTGGGCAAAGACCTCGCGCCTGTACTGGCCAAAGGCACGTCGGCAGCGTCTTTGCAGCATGCTAAAGGCAACAGCCTTTTCTGGTCGCTCGACTGTAAAGCCTGTCACGCTGAGAAGGCTACTTCCGTAGGGCCCAGTCTAACGGATATCTCTAAACGTTATTCCGCTGATGAAGCCACCATCAGTAAACTTGCCGCCAAGATCATTGCCGGCGGCAGCGGCAACTGGGGTAATCGTACTATGTCGTCGCACCCGGATATGAAGCAGGACGATGCACGCGAAATTGTGCAGTACATCCTTTCCCTGAATAACGCCGGCGCTTCGCTGCCCATGCACGGCACGCAGCTGCTGAATAAACATATCGGCAAAGGCAACGATGGCGCTTACCTGCTGATGGCATCTTATACTGATAAGGGCGCCAATGGCATAGAGCCGCTTACCGGACGTGATTATATCCTGCTTCAGCATCCGACAGTACAATTGGAGGATTTTGATGAAGGGAATATGTTCATCAGCACCGTCACCACATTGGCCTTGTCTTACTGCTATGCCAACAACAACAGCTTCTGCCACTTTAAACAGCTTTGGCTGGATAATGTAGCAGGTATCCGCTACAATGCACAACTGCAGGGAGCTGGCGGTACTATTGAGGTGCATCTCGATAAACCCGATGGTCCGGTGATCAGCAAGGTGGTAGTTCCTGCCGGCACCGCACCGGATGCAAAGAGCGGTTGGAAAGTGATCAGTGCGCCGATGCAGCCGGTAAAAGGGCAACATGATCTCTACGTTATCACCAGGAGCACGGACGGCAAAGATGGTCACCTGTTTAACCTGGACTGGATGTATTTCTCAAACCGAAACTAA
- a CDS encoding Gfo/Idh/MocA family oxidoreductase has product MNSASNSRRQFIRNTTLAGLGLGLVGNAEKLLAGTLPTAGRRVGIIGLDTSHSVEFTKMLNAAVPDPAFLGYHVVAAYAQGSKDIASSLEMVPGNLKHVKELGVEIVDTIPQLLKKCDVVLLESNDGRVHLEQAIPVFKAGKRVFIDKPIAASLADAKAIFNAAQQYKVPVFTSSALRFIESIQQVRNGSIGKVTGADIYTPSPTESTHPDLFWYGIHGVEMLYAIMGTGCKKLTRITQPDMDYITAVWADGRIGTLRGVKKGPYGFGGHAFGEKAIAPIGDFNSYVPLVKQITAFFESGIPPVPPAETLEMMAFMEAADESRKRNGTTVELRIGNE; this is encoded by the coding sequence ATGAACAGTGCTTCAAACAGCCGCCGGCAGTTTATCCGCAACACCACACTGGCCGGCCTCGGCCTCGGACTGGTCGGAAATGCAGAGAAACTGCTGGCAGGCACACTGCCCACCGCAGGCCGCAGGGTAGGCATCATCGGCCTGGATACTTCGCATAGTGTCGAGTTCACTAAAATGCTGAATGCCGCCGTACCCGATCCCGCTTTCCTCGGATACCACGTGGTAGCCGCCTATGCGCAAGGTAGTAAAGACATCGCCTCCAGCCTGGAAATGGTACCGGGAAATCTCAAACACGTCAAAGAACTGGGCGTGGAAATCGTAGACACGATTCCGCAACTACTGAAGAAATGCGACGTAGTACTCCTGGAATCCAACGATGGCAGAGTACATCTCGAACAGGCTATCCCTGTTTTCAAAGCAGGCAAACGGGTATTCATCGATAAACCAATCGCTGCTTCTCTCGCAGATGCCAAAGCTATATTCAATGCCGCTCAGCAATACAAAGTGCCGGTATTCACCTCCTCCGCACTTCGCTTTATTGAAAGTATCCAGCAGGTAAGAAACGGCAGCATCGGCAAAGTAACAGGAGCGGATATTTACACGCCATCTCCTACAGAATCAACCCATCCGGATCTTTTCTGGTATGGCATTCACGGCGTGGAAATGCTCTACGCCATCATGGGCACCGGCTGTAAAAAACTCACCCGCATCACTCAGCCCGACATGGATTACATCACCGCTGTATGGGCCGATGGACGAATCGGTACCCTCCGCGGTGTGAAGAAAGGCCCCTATGGCTTCGGTGGCCACGCATTCGGTGAAAAAGCCATCGCACCCATCGGCGACTTCAATTCCTATGTGCCGCTGGTGAAACAAATCACCGCCTTCTTCGAAAGCGGTATCCCTCCGGTGCCTCCGGCAGAAACGCTCGAAATGATGGCCTTCATGGAAGCTGCTGATGAAAGCAGGAAGAGGAATGGAACGACAGTAGAATTAAGAATAGGGAATGAATAA
- a CDS encoding RagB/SusD family nutrient uptake outer membrane protein, giving the protein MKKIVYTLPLIVALLAVSCSKDYLNRPPAGQQTDDNFFNSPGAGYKTVVNCYLGFYNFWGYQAAIAELGNMATDESDKGGSDNNDRPFVLDLGFGRTLTNNETLNGLWGACYAGIASCNVALERLPGATLVDDKGTPVPDDTRKRYLAEVHFLRAYYYLDLLRIFGGVPLITKTVAVADRNKINRASSTETYQFILAELDAAAAEPALPSRNDIPDLELGRVTKEVVWALQARAYLFFAEDDKSLYAKARDAAKKVIDSKAFSLEPQYQQLFLKDGYKSRESVFPIIFGDDPGSFIYGSTIPVYCSPRSAGGWGFDCPTQSLVNEFEPGDPRALFTLLDQGDVFPNPRNPEVLDFSTYPNTGHHNRKVFLTYDRRGQGWGDDAWTMYLIRYADVLLMYAEAVLESGGDKQTVADYINQVRTRASGSSHTDVEAISRIRKIPNTPLRMVTAGDDLRTAVRHERRVELGCEYTRLFDLLRWNIYVSTMKDYSTKSWSNGKGGSFKAPAGGSKYLFPIPQSEIDKSGGSIKQNPGY; this is encoded by the coding sequence ATGAAAAAAATCGTATATACTTTACCGTTAATAGTTGCATTGCTCGCCGTTTCCTGTTCGAAGGATTATCTGAACAGGCCTCCGGCTGGTCAGCAAACAGACGATAACTTCTTCAACTCGCCCGGAGCCGGCTATAAAACTGTCGTGAATTGCTATCTCGGCTTTTATAACTTCTGGGGCTACCAGGCTGCCATCGCTGAGTTGGGCAATATGGCCACCGACGAATCAGATAAAGGTGGATCTGATAACAACGACCGCCCCTTTGTGCTCGATCTCGGATTCGGCCGTACGCTCACTAACAACGAAACACTGAATGGTCTCTGGGGTGCCTGTTACGCCGGCATTGCCAGTTGTAACGTAGCATTGGAACGCCTGCCCGGCGCCACACTCGTAGACGATAAAGGTACACCGGTGCCCGACGATACCCGCAAGCGTTACCTGGCAGAAGTTCACTTCCTGCGCGCGTACTATTACCTCGATCTGCTGCGTATTTTCGGCGGCGTACCCCTGATCACGAAAACAGTGGCAGTAGCTGATCGTAATAAAATAAACCGCGCTTCTTCCACCGAAACATACCAGTTCATTCTGGCTGAACTGGATGCCGCTGCTGCAGAACCGGCACTCCCTTCCCGCAACGATATACCGGATCTGGAACTGGGCCGCGTTACAAAAGAAGTGGTGTGGGCCCTGCAGGCAAGAGCTTATCTCTTCTTCGCGGAAGACGATAAATCACTTTACGCCAAAGCCCGTGATGCTGCAAAGAAAGTGATCGACTCAAAGGCCTTCAGCCTGGAACCACAATACCAGCAATTGTTTTTGAAAGATGGTTACAAAAGCAGGGAATCCGTTTTCCCGATCATCTTTGGAGATGATCCCGGCTCATTTATCTACGGATCAACTATACCTGTATACTGCTCTCCCCGCAGTGCAGGCGGCTGGGGCTTCGATTGCCCTACTCAATCGCTGGTGAACGAGTTTGAGCCGGGCGATCCCCGCGCCCTGTTTACCCTGCTCGATCAGGGCGATGTATTCCCGAATCCGCGTAACCCGGAAGTGCTCGACTTCTCCACCTATCCCAACACCGGCCATCATAACAGGAAAGTATTCCTGACATACGACCGCCGCGGACAAGGCTGGGGCGACGATGCATGGACCATGTACCTGATCCGCTATGCAGATGTATTGCTGATGTACGCAGAAGCAGTATTGGAAAGTGGTGGCGATAAACAAACGGTAGCTGATTATATCAACCAGGTACGCACCCGCGCTTCCGGATCATCCCACACAGATGTGGAAGCGATTTCCCGCATACGCAAGATCCCCAATACGCCGCTGCGAATGGTAACTGCCGGCGACGATCTGCGCACGGCTGTACGCCACGAGCGCCGGGTAGAACTGGGCTGCGAATATACCCGCCTGTTCGATCTGCTGCGCTGGAATATCTACGTATCTACGATGAAAGACTATTCCACAAAATCCTGGTCTAACGGCAAAGGTGGCAGCTTCAAAGCCCCTGCCGGTGGCAGTAAATACCTGTTCCCGATCCCACAATCGGAAATCGATAAAAGCGGTGGGTCCATCAAACAGAATCCGGGCTACTAA